The following proteins are encoded in a genomic region of Methanomassiliicoccales archaeon:
- a CDS encoding zinc ribbon domain-containing protein: MASMKCTKCGAPVEFDAGDKFVKCSYCSSQIFIDRSGASFYYALPFALSENDAVGVFRRWAGGSTRAKDLDKLAQISSLKKEYFPVYLFKRDVNGMEQVYVEPAASTTLPGLHNLKVPGGDLKIFDDKFDVKGAEMTKPDIEMATYLSALPGAAKEQALVYFPIWKLNYVFEQKGYVVVISATTGEVFSAEFPPRNSGAYIAVAGLGFIAFLVEGLIALFSPLIAVVLMAVTVVGIFVAANFVARRM; this comes from the coding sequence ATGGCCAGCATGAAGTGCACCAAATGCGGGGCGCCGGTGGAGTTCGACGCTGGCGACAAGTTCGTCAAATGCTCCTACTGTTCCTCGCAGATCTTCATCGACCGGTCCGGCGCTAGTTTCTATTATGCCCTGCCCTTCGCCCTGAGCGAGAACGACGCCGTGGGCGTCTTCCGTCGCTGGGCCGGGGGCTCTACCCGCGCCAAGGACCTGGACAAGCTGGCCCAGATATCATCGTTGAAAAAGGAATACTTCCCGGTGTACCTCTTCAAGCGGGACGTCAACGGCATGGAGCAGGTGTACGTGGAACCGGCGGCGTCGACGACGCTTCCGGGGCTGCACAACCTGAAAGTGCCTGGCGGGGACCTAAAGATCTTTGACGACAAGTTCGATGTGAAGGGCGCCGAAATGACCAAACCCGACATCGAGATGGCCACCTATCTGAGCGCTCTCCCGGGCGCGGCCAAGGAGCAAGCCCTGGTGTACTTCCCTATATGGAAGCTGAACTACGTGTTCGAGCAGAAAGGATACGTGGTGGTCATAAGCGCCACCACTGGGGAGGTCTTCTCAGCTGAGTTCCCGCCAAGGAACTCCGGGGCCTACATAGCCGTGGCCGGCCTGGGCTTCATCGCCTTCTTGGTGGAAGGGCTGATCGCCCTGTTTTCGCCGTTGATCGCCGTGGTCTTGATGGCCGTGACCGTGGTGGGCATATTCGTTGCCGCCAATTTTGTGGCCAGGAGGATGTAA
- a CDS encoding SPFH domain-containing protein, with protein sequence MSLIGAETFKWEDADKRNNIMYRMDRNVKLNDNIVVREDEIAVFYRDGKAMAYLDRPDRYALTSLNAPIIGKVIEALSGARQQAEIIYLQKKVFDGKYGSKQPYQFRDAEFGMVNLRVFGEFRYKVGAPENFVNQFVGTMNLATAPEVEERIKEQMVVLIYNAIGEMKAKGMGVADLAAQLMNIEQVVLSKAKDHFELYGVIIDKVSGMYISMPDEVQKAVDMRASMQILNTNYATYQAGQAMREAASNPSGGAAAAGVGVGAGFGAGYMMVDAMRQGGTQPAAGTAQPAPAAAPAAVATVACTKCNTPNPPDAKFCHSCGNKMSNGRVPCPKCGNDVPAEAKFCPECGGQMKGSKPCPKCGKESPLTTKFCPECGTGL encoded by the coding sequence ATGAGCTTGATAGGTGCAGAGACTTTCAAATGGGAGGACGCGGACAAGCGGAACAACATCATGTACCGCATGGACCGCAACGTAAAGCTCAACGACAACATCGTGGTGCGCGAGGACGAGATCGCGGTGTTCTATCGCGACGGCAAGGCCATGGCCTACCTGGACCGACCGGACCGTTACGCCCTGACCTCGTTGAACGCACCGATAATCGGCAAGGTCATCGAAGCGCTGTCGGGAGCGCGGCAGCAGGCCGAGATTATCTACCTGCAGAAGAAGGTCTTCGACGGAAAATACGGGAGCAAACAGCCCTACCAGTTCCGCGACGCCGAGTTCGGTATGGTCAACCTGAGGGTCTTCGGGGAGTTCCGTTACAAGGTGGGCGCTCCGGAGAACTTTGTCAACCAGTTCGTGGGGACCATGAACCTGGCCACCGCCCCCGAGGTGGAGGAGCGCATCAAGGAGCAGATGGTGGTGCTGATCTACAACGCCATCGGCGAGATGAAGGCCAAGGGCATGGGAGTGGCCGATCTGGCCGCCCAGCTCATGAACATCGAGCAAGTGGTGCTGAGCAAGGCCAAGGACCACTTCGAGCTCTACGGCGTGATAATCGACAAGGTATCGGGGATGTACATCTCCATGCCCGACGAGGTGCAGAAGGCCGTGGACATGCGCGCCTCCATGCAGATACTCAACACCAACTACGCCACCTACCAGGCCGGTCAGGCCATGCGCGAGGCGGCCTCCAACCCGTCCGGCGGGGCTGCCGCAGCGGGCGTGGGGGTCGGCGCTGGTTTCGGTGCCGGCTACATGATGGTGGACGCCATGCGCCAGGGTGGCACCCAGCCTGCAGCTGGAACGGCTCAGCCAGCCCCGGCCGCGGCTCCCGCCGCAGTGGCCACGGTGGCCTGCACGAAATGCAATACGCCCAATCCGCCGGACGCCAAGTTCTGCCACAGCTGTGGGAACAAGATGTCCAACGGCAGGGTCCCCTGTCCCAAATGCGGCAATGACGTGCCGGCCGAGGCCAAGTTCTGCCCGGAGTGCGGAGGGCAGATGAAAGGGAGCAAGCCCTGTCCCAAATGCGGCAAGGAGTCCCCTCTCACAACTAAGTTCTGCCCGGAGTGCGGCACAGGGCTGTAA
- a CDS encoding glutamate synthase-related protein, whose product MNIIENSRSTTGTKTRVQDISPVNGMCPICIEDCNVLCEVGKSAFRGREVLYPMPEYFGKSTAASNKDFHMDWSHFQIMAELIGAQGIEPTPDKAFFENVDINTSVATRSKKPIKLKVPLVIAGLGSTAVAKRYWEAMAKGAAISGIIQTVGENVCGMDPDSIYSKGKVTKSPDLVFRVSSFRELWDGKYGGIAVQTNVEDQRGGVDEYALSKLEVDIIERKWGQGAKAIGGEVRLTTLERALELKKRGYLVLPDPEDKDVQESFKAGAFKSFERHSRVGFPEHKSFVEDVEDLRSKGAKYVFLKTGAYRPEVVAFTMKAASEAKIDMLTFDGAGGGTGMSPVPMMNEMSTPTVHLQAQVLMCTQIMKKKKKFIPDLVMAGGFVNETQIFKSMAMSNMGDGPLVKAIAMARAPLLTVMKSQNFVKLAETNELPSSFTAAYGNDPRRFFIAAQDIEDRFPGKKLGKDIPYGAVGEYTYFVDRVGEGMKQLMAGSRKFTLQNMARSDLASLTPYAEKVTGIETLENMAQRVMLPMLEKW is encoded by the coding sequence TTGAACATTATAGAGAACAGTAGGTCCACAACTGGTACGAAGACACGTGTGCAGGACATCAGCCCGGTGAATGGAATGTGCCCCATTTGCATAGAGGATTGCAATGTCCTTTGTGAAGTGGGGAAGTCCGCCTTCCGCGGACGCGAAGTCCTCTATCCCATGCCGGAGTACTTCGGAAAGAGCACCGCGGCCTCCAACAAGGATTTCCATATGGACTGGTCGCATTTCCAGATCATGGCCGAGCTGATCGGGGCCCAGGGCATCGAGCCCACCCCGGACAAGGCCTTCTTCGAGAACGTCGACATCAACACCAGCGTGGCCACCAGGTCCAAGAAGCCGATAAAGCTCAAAGTACCGCTGGTAATCGCCGGACTGGGTTCCACCGCCGTGGCCAAGCGTTACTGGGAGGCCATGGCCAAGGGCGCCGCCATCAGCGGCATCATCCAGACCGTGGGCGAGAACGTCTGTGGCATGGACCCTGATTCCATCTATAGCAAGGGAAAGGTGACCAAGTCACCTGACCTGGTCTTCCGTGTTTCCTCCTTCAGGGAATTGTGGGACGGCAAGTACGGTGGCATCGCCGTACAGACCAACGTCGAGGACCAGCGCGGCGGCGTGGACGAGTACGCCCTGTCCAAGCTGGAGGTCGACATCATCGAGAGAAAGTGGGGCCAGGGCGCCAAGGCCATCGGCGGCGAGGTCCGGCTGACCACTTTGGAAAGGGCATTGGAGCTCAAGAAGAGGGGCTACCTGGTGCTGCCTGACCCCGAAGACAAGGACGTCCAGGAGTCGTTCAAGGCCGGGGCTTTCAAAAGCTTCGAGAGGCACTCCCGGGTCGGCTTCCCCGAGCACAAGTCCTTCGTGGAGGACGTGGAGGACCTGCGGTCCAAGGGCGCCAAGTACGTGTTCCTGAAGACCGGCGCCTACCGCCCGGAGGTCGTAGCGTTCACGATGAAGGCCGCTTCCGAGGCCAAGATCGATATGCTGACCTTCGACGGTGCCGGCGGCGGCACTGGCATGTCCCCGGTCCCCATGATGAACGAGATGAGCACCCCCACCGTGCATCTGCAGGCGCAGGTGCTCATGTGCACCCAGATAATGAAGAAGAAAAAGAAGTTCATACCCGACCTGGTCATGGCCGGCGGTTTCGTCAACGAGACGCAGATCTTCAAGTCCATGGCCATGAGCAACATGGGCGACGGCCCGCTGGTGAAGGCCATCGCCATGGCCAGGGCCCCGCTGCTGACGGTCATGAAGAGCCAGAACTTTGTCAAGCTGGCCGAGACGAACGAACTGCCCAGCAGCTTCACCGCCGCATACGGGAACGACCCCAGGCGCTTCTTCATCGCCGCGCAGGACATCGAGGACCGCTTCCCCGGCAAGAAACTGGGAAAGGACATCCCCTACGGGGCCGTGGGCGAGTACACCTACTTCGTCGATCGCGTTGGCGAAGGAATGAAGCAGCTCATGGCCGGAAGCCGCAAGTTCACCCTTCAGAACATGGCCCGCTCGGACCTCGCCTCCCTGACCCCCTACGCCGAGAAGGTCACCGGGATCGAGACCCTCGAGAACATGGCCCAGAGGGTCATGCTGCCGATGCTGGAGAAATGGTGA
- a CDS encoding MFS transporter, whose translation MGGREDSGSLSASHSLKYATYFIILLGVVSLFADMSYEGARSISGSYLKTLGASAAVVSLVAGFGEFIGYGWRVVSGHVTDRTGKYWTIVLIGYTMNLIAIPMLAFAGDWYSVAILMMMERMGKAVRSPARDAMLSHASSKTGRGWAFGVQEALSSVGAMVGPVMIALVFMCGGSYSESFLFMGIPAVITLVLLYYTYKRYPKPQQMEEATPFVKPVLPRRFWIYALAAAFLAAGYVDYPLIAYHIENHSITDSAMIPLLYALAMGADAISAMVLGKYFDKIGPKVLLVVIIPTAFFPLFTFSDSTWLIAFGMVLFGLGMGSQESIMRALVADLAPMGCRATAYGYYNTIFGSFWFVGSVLLGVIYDISIPMMITISIILQFISLPLLLMFFRAKKD comes from the coding sequence ATGGGAGGGAGGGAGGATAGCGGTAGCCTCAGCGCAAGCCATTCCCTAAAATACGCCACCTATTTCATCATCCTGCTCGGCGTGGTAAGCCTCTTCGCCGACATGTCCTACGAGGGCGCCAGGAGCATAAGCGGTTCCTACCTCAAGACGTTGGGGGCCAGCGCCGCGGTGGTCAGCCTGGTGGCCGGTTTCGGTGAGTTCATCGGGTACGGTTGGAGGGTGGTGTCCGGGCACGTGACCGACCGCACGGGCAAGTATTGGACCATTGTTCTGATCGGTTACACCATGAACCTTATCGCCATCCCCATGCTGGCCTTCGCCGGGGACTGGTACTCCGTCGCCATACTGATGATGATGGAGCGCATGGGCAAGGCGGTGAGGTCGCCGGCCCGGGACGCCATGCTGTCCCACGCCTCCAGCAAGACCGGGAGGGGATGGGCCTTCGGCGTGCAGGAAGCTCTTTCCTCGGTAGGCGCCATGGTTGGACCGGTCATGATAGCCCTGGTCTTCATGTGCGGGGGGTCCTATTCCGAAAGCTTCCTGTTCATGGGCATACCTGCGGTGATAACCCTCGTTCTTCTGTATTATACGTATAAAAGATACCCCAAGCCCCAGCAGATGGAAGAGGCCACGCCGTTCGTCAAGCCCGTCCTTCCCAGGCGTTTCTGGATATACGCATTGGCGGCCGCCTTCCTGGCCGCCGGGTACGTCGACTACCCTCTGATCGCCTACCACATCGAGAACCATTCCATAACGGACAGCGCCATGATCCCCTTGCTTTACGCTCTGGCCATGGGGGCGGACGCCATCTCGGCCATGGTCCTTGGCAAGTATTTCGACAAGATAGGTCCGAAGGTGCTCCTGGTGGTGATCATTCCCACGGCCTTCTTCCCCCTGTTCACCTTCTCCGACTCGACCTGGCTAATCGCTTTTGGTATGGTGCTATTCGGACTCGGCATGGGCTCGCAGGAATCCATCATGAGGGCGTTGGTGGCCGACCTGGCGCCCATGGGCTGCCGCGCCACCGCCTACGGGTATTACAACACCATTTTCGGTTCGTTCTGGTTCGTTGGCTCGGTGCTACTGGGAGTGATTTACGACATCTCCATCCCGATGATGATAACCATCTCCATCATCCTGCAGTTCATCTCATTGCCCTTGCTGCTCATGTTCTTCAGGGCCAAGAAAGACTAG
- a CDS encoding thioredoxin domain-containing protein, with translation MNDGRKGNRLIDERSPYLLQHAHNPVDWYPWGKEVFETAKRLDRPIFLSIGYSSCHWCHVMERESFEDPEIAKLMNRAFINIKVDREERPDVDSLYMKVCQMMTGGGGWPLTIIMTPDRVPFWAGTYLPRFTRQGMPGMLDLVPAVERTWNERREDIMDVAVNVLEMLDSIVREPVEGDVSSLPELALEKMKEDYEPRHGGFDGERKFPSPHKLLFLLRLWKEKQDQSALDMATFTLDNMIMGGIRDHVGGGFHRYSTDPRWHVPHFETMLNDQALILIALSEAYAATSKEAYKQAAEELMAYVEERLTSPEGAFYSSEDADAAGEEGSYYLWTYSELSALLGPEDLATFKELYDVWDSGNYRDEATRMRSGKNVLHLTSFVSEHAAKKGKDPEAMMAWNVQMRGRLKEARRKRPSPALDDKVLADWNCLMIVALCSAHRYLGTENALKKAERALAFVEERMVVEDDLQHSWREGAASIPAFLDDYACLTWAHLEMYYLTYAPGHLERALALAERMLVLFVDREDGGFYLSREDPALLVRIKDLYDGALPSGNSVAYYTFAQLATLFDDARIVNAMESVEHHFLDELRTFPAAHAMFINGVLMKREGKMLEMFGGAKLPLAGYHPHLLMIMAEHMEGGAVRNEPGFRLCTKGQCLPETNDPLEILKLL, from the coding sequence ATGAACGATGGTCGGAAGGGCAATCGCCTGATCGATGAGAGAAGCCCCTACCTCCTCCAGCATGCGCATAACCCGGTGGATTGGTACCCCTGGGGAAAGGAGGTCTTTGAGACGGCGAAACGCCTGGACCGCCCCATATTCCTCTCCATAGGCTATTCATCATGCCACTGGTGCCATGTGATGGAAAGGGAATCGTTCGAGGACCCGGAGATCGCCAAGCTGATGAACCGGGCCTTCATCAACATAAAGGTGGACCGGGAAGAGCGCCCGGACGTGGACAGCCTCTACATGAAGGTGTGCCAGATGATGACGGGCGGCGGAGGCTGGCCCCTCACCATAATCATGACCCCGGACCGGGTGCCCTTCTGGGCCGGGACCTACCTTCCACGGTTCACAAGGCAGGGGATGCCTGGCATGCTGGACCTAGTTCCAGCGGTGGAGAGGACCTGGAACGAGAGAAGGGAGGATATAATGGACGTCGCGGTCAACGTCCTGGAAATGCTCGACTCCATCGTCCGGGAACCGGTCGAAGGGGACGTCTCCTCCTTACCGGAACTGGCATTGGAAAAGATGAAGGAGGACTATGAACCGCGGCACGGAGGCTTTGACGGGGAACGCAAGTTCCCCAGTCCCCACAAGCTTCTGTTCCTGTTGCGTCTTTGGAAGGAGAAGCAGGACCAGAGCGCGCTGGACATGGCCACGTTCACCCTGGACAATATGATCATGGGCGGGATCAGGGACCATGTCGGGGGAGGCTTCCATCGCTATTCCACCGACCCGCGATGGCATGTGCCCCATTTCGAGACGATGCTCAACGACCAGGCGCTTATCCTCATAGCCCTCTCCGAGGCTTACGCCGCCACCTCAAAGGAAGCGTACAAGCAAGCGGCGGAGGAGCTGATGGCCTACGTGGAAGAGCGGCTCACCTCCCCAGAGGGGGCCTTCTATTCGTCGGAGGACGCTGACGCCGCGGGGGAAGAAGGCTCCTATTATCTATGGACGTACAGCGAGCTGTCCGCGCTCCTTGGTCCAGAGGACCTGGCGACCTTCAAGGAGCTTTACGACGTCTGGGATTCTGGCAATTACCGGGACGAGGCCACCCGCATGAGGTCTGGAAAGAACGTCCTGCATCTGACCTCCTTCGTCTCTGAACATGCGGCCAAGAAGGGCAAGGACCCGGAGGCCATGATGGCCTGGAACGTTCAGATGAGAGGCAGGTTGAAGGAAGCGAGACGAAAACGACCCTCGCCTGCCTTGGACGATAAGGTCCTGGCGGATTGGAACTGCCTTATGATCGTCGCCCTTTGCTCCGCCCATCGCTATCTAGGAACAGAAAATGCCTTGAAGAAGGCCGAACGGGCCTTGGCCTTTGTCGAGGAGCGTATGGTCGTGGAGGACGACCTGCAGCATAGCTGGCGGGAGGGCGCGGCCTCCATACCGGCCTTCCTGGACGATTACGCCTGCCTGACCTGGGCCCACCTGGAGATGTACTATCTGACATATGCACCTGGTCACCTGGAGAGAGCCCTGGCCTTGGCCGAGAGGATGCTGGTGCTTTTCGTCGATCGGGAGGATGGAGGCTTCTACCTATCGCGGGAGGACCCCGCTCTGCTGGTCCGGATAAAGGACCTTTACGACGGAGCGCTGCCTTCCGGCAACTCCGTCGCCTACTACACGTTCGCACAACTTGCTACCCTTTTCGACGATGCCAGGATCGTTAACGCCATGGAGAGCGTGGAGCATCATTTCCTGGACGAGCTGCGGACGTTCCCGGCCGCGCACGCCATGTTCATAAACGGTGTCCTGATGAAGAGGGAGGGCAAGATGCTGGAGATGTTCGGGGGGGCGAAGCTGCCGTTGGCCGGTTATCACCCGCACCTGCTGATGATAATGGCTGAGCACATGGAGGGAGGAGCAGTCAGGAACGAACCTGGCTTCCGCCTTTGCACCAAAGGCCAGTGCCTGCCGGAGACGAACGACCCCTTGGAGATATTGAAGCTGTTATAA
- a CDS encoding DUF4443 domain-containing protein, whose protein sequence is MKLVDLPRYGPVHRFGNHHVYRTLMVLSDQKRKGRKQIAEAVGIGEGSMRTIIEYLRGLDMIDIRQTGVKITRHGNAFLSDLPIKMVSIGHGSIALGQECVAVQMSNNGDKIKLGVEQRDSAIIAGAEGATTLVVRGGKLIVPPDFIIDDQDPVLAKCLQSAFNLRDGDAIIIGTASTVAKAEDGALAAAFDLL, encoded by the coding sequence ATGAAGCTCGTCGATCTGCCCCGCTATGGTCCAGTGCACCGTTTTGGCAACCACCACGTGTACCGCACGCTGATGGTGCTCTCGGACCAGAAGCGCAAGGGACGCAAGCAGATAGCGGAGGCGGTAGGCATCGGCGAAGGCAGCATGCGAACCATAATCGAATACCTCCGTGGACTGGACATGATCGACATCCGGCAGACGGGCGTCAAGATCACCCGCCACGGGAACGCCTTCCTTTCCGACCTTCCGATTAAGATGGTCAGCATCGGGCACGGCTCCATCGCCTTAGGCCAGGAGTGCGTGGCCGTGCAGATGAGCAATAACGGCGACAAGATCAAGCTCGGCGTGGAGCAGCGGGACTCGGCCATCATAGCCGGGGCCGAGGGCGCCACCACCCTTGTGGTCAGGGGGGGCAAGCTCATCGTCCCGCCTGATTTCATCATCGATGACCAGGACCCGGTCCTTGCGAAATGCCTGCAAAGCGCGTTCAACCTCCGGGACGGGGACGCCATCATCATCGGCACCGCATCCACCGTAGCCAAGGCGGAGGACGGGGCACTGGCCGCGGCCTTTGACCTATTATAA
- a CDS encoding methionine adenosyltransferase yields the protein MAKVSQKVKATAKPVARKGSPKKASKNILVESILATPLAQQNVELVERKGIGHPDSISDGIAEAVSLALCKMYLERFGEILHHNTDQNEVVGGQSNPKFGGGEVLEPIHIVLSGRAITQVNGERLPYSTTAISATKEYLKRFPNLDVYRHITVDCRIGKGSFDLIKNFEALKDQCKMDGHGNHCLLANDTSFGCSFAPFSETELVCLETEKYINGAMKKKLKETGEDVKVMCSRKDKKINMTIACAMVDRYIPDADHYISVIEEMKERVLDNATKFTDYDLKAEINHADNPATGNFYLTVTGLSVENGDDGSVGRGNRMNGLITPYRPMSMEASAGKNPITHVGKMYNILANWIANDIVKKSNGNVLEADVRILSQIGRPISDPETCSVQLFLAPGADFNKWQKEAYAISDEWLENIGKVTEKVVKGQVTVF from the coding sequence ATGGCTAAGGTCAGTCAGAAGGTAAAGGCGACGGCAAAGCCCGTGGCCCGAAAGGGCTCCCCCAAGAAAGCATCCAAGAACATCCTGGTCGAAAGCATCCTGGCCACTCCGTTGGCCCAACAGAACGTGGAATTGGTCGAAAGAAAAGGCATAGGTCACCCGGACAGCATTTCCGACGGTATCGCCGAGGCCGTTTCGCTCGCTCTGTGTAAAATGTATCTGGAAAGGTTCGGGGAGATACTGCACCACAACACCGACCAGAACGAGGTCGTGGGCGGGCAGAGCAACCCCAAGTTCGGAGGCGGCGAGGTACTGGAGCCCATCCATATCGTTCTTTCCGGAAGGGCCATCACCCAGGTGAATGGAGAGCGCTTACCGTACAGCACCACGGCCATCTCTGCCACCAAGGAGTACCTGAAGCGCTTCCCCAACCTGGACGTCTACAGGCATATCACCGTCGACTGCCGCATCGGCAAGGGCTCCTTCGACCTGATCAAGAACTTCGAGGCCTTGAAGGACCAGTGCAAGATGGACGGGCACGGCAACCATTGCCTGCTGGCCAATGACACATCCTTCGGTTGCTCCTTTGCTCCCTTTTCCGAAACGGAGCTGGTATGCCTGGAGACCGAGAAGTACATCAACGGGGCCATGAAGAAGAAGCTCAAGGAGACCGGGGAGGACGTCAAGGTCATGTGCTCTCGCAAAGACAAGAAGATAAACATGACAATCGCCTGCGCCATGGTCGACCGCTACATCCCCGACGCCGACCACTACATCAGCGTTATCGAGGAGATGAAGGAGAGGGTGCTGGACAATGCCACTAAGTTCACCGATTACGACCTTAAGGCAGAGATAAATCACGCTGACAACCCGGCCACTGGCAACTTCTACCTGACGGTCACCGGCTTGAGCGTGGAGAACGGCGACGACGGATCTGTAGGACGCGGCAACCGTATGAACGGTCTCATAACGCCGTACCGCCCTATGTCCATGGAGGCCTCCGCCGGAAAGAACCCCATCACCCATGTGGGCAAGATGTACAACATCCTGGCCAACTGGATCGCCAACGACATCGTGAAGAAGAGCAACGGAAACGTCCTGGAGGCCGACGTACGCATTCTTTCCCAGATCGGCCGGCCCATCAGCGACCCGGAGACCTGCAGCGTACAGCTGTTCCTGGCCCCTGGTGCCGACTTCAACAAGTGGCAGAAGGAGGCCTATGCCATATCCGACGAGTGGTTGGAGAACATAGGCAAGGTCACGGAGAAAGTTGTAAAAGGACAGGTCACGGTATTCTAG
- a CDS encoding helix-turn-helix domain-containing protein has translation MKFPQEAEIKRLRKSLDITQSELARLSGVSQSTIAKLERGSIHGSYEAVTKIFTSLQEESRKRSKVSRAVDLSTKQIVGVQANELVRAATDLMRSSGISQMPVFLGRQHVGSISEQQILARLRDGERMETIVELKVGDVMDEAFPIVSEDTPIEAVTALLSTSHAVMVARKGDMSGIITSADLLKLM, from the coding sequence ATGAAGTTCCCGCAAGAGGCGGAGATCAAGCGCCTTCGTAAGTCCTTGGACATCACGCAATCGGAGCTGGCCCGGCTCAGCGGAGTGAGCCAATCCACCATCGCCAAACTGGAAAGGGGCAGCATCCACGGTAGTTACGAGGCGGTAACGAAGATATTCACTTCCCTGCAGGAGGAATCACGCAAGCGCTCCAAGGTCAGCCGCGCGGTTGACCTATCCACCAAGCAGATCGTGGGGGTTCAGGCCAACGAACTGGTCAGAGCGGCCACCGACCTGATGCGCTCCTCGGGGATATCTCAAATGCCAGTATTTCTTGGGCGACAGCACGTGGGCAGTATAAGCGAACAACAGATATTGGCCAGATTGCGGGATGGTGAACGCATGGAGACCATCGTGGAACTAAAGGTGGGTGATGTCATGGACGAGGCCTTCCCCATAGTGAGCGAGGATACCCCCATCGAGGCGGTGACCGCACTGCTGAGCACTTCGCACGCGGTCATGGTAGCCAGGAAGGGCGACATGAGCGGGATTATCACCTCGGCGGACCTTCTTAAGCTGAT